A single genomic interval of Musa acuminata AAA Group cultivar baxijiao chromosome BXJ3-4, Cavendish_Baxijiao_AAA, whole genome shotgun sequence harbors:
- the LOC103983120 gene encoding transcription factor UNE12: MANHQPPPPQQQPEGIVDDFFEQIFSMPSSYVAAGDTGLAGPDGGLAGVPLHRNSADAAGGGGPFSLGLSLEQGSSSGKRHREDPEGKTERDTFPSAGLFAPGFGHLQSYQIRPNPPPQAFHGQAKQGGVASMPQPPAPRPKVRARRGQATDPHSIAERLRRERIAERIRALQELVPNTNKTDRAAMLDEILDYVKFLRLQVKVLSMSRLGGAGAVAQLIADIPLSVEGEAGSKQQVWEKWSTDGTERQVAKLMEEDIGAAMQFLQSKALCMMPISLAMAIYDTHQPEAQPVKPEPNTPS; this comes from the exons atGGCGAACcaccagccgccgccgccgcagcagcaGCCCGAGGGCATAGTCGACGATTTCTTCGAGCAGATCTTCTCCATGCCCTCGTCCTACGTCGCGGCCGGGGACACGGGCCTCGCCGGACCCGACGGCGGCCTCGCGGGGGTACCCCTCCACCGCAACTCCGCCGACGCCGCCGGCGGAGGGGGCCCCTTCTCCCTCGGGCTGAGCTTGGAGCAGGGCTCCTCCAGCGGCAAGCGCCACCGCGAGGACCCCGAGGGGAAGACG GAGAGGGATACGTTTCCGTCGGCGGGGTTGTTTGCTCCGGGCTTCGGGCACCTCCAATCGTATCAAATTCGACCTAATCCTCCTCCTCAG GCTTTCCATGGTCAAGCAAAGCAAGGTGGAGTTGCTTCGATGCCACAACCTCCAGCGCCACGACCAAAGGTGCGGGCAAGGCGCGGCCAGGCCACTGACCCTCATAGCATTGCTGAGCGA CTACGTAGAGAAAGAATCGCAGAAAGAATTAGAGCATTGCAGGAATTGGTACCCAACACGAACAAG ACAGATAGAGCAGCCATGCTTGATGAGATTTTGGACTATGTTAAGTTTTTGAGGCTGCAAGTGAag GTTCTAAGCATGAGCAGGCTAGGAGGTGCTGGTGCGGTGGCACAGCTGATAGCTGATATTCCACTGTCAGTTGAG GGAGAGGCAGGTAGCAAGCAACAGGTATGGGAGAAGTGGTCGACAGATGGCACAGAACGGCAAGTAGCAAAGCTTATGGAGGAGGATATCGGAGCAGCAATGCAGTTCCTTCAGTCGAAGGCGCTCTGTATGATGCCAATCTCACTCGCGATGGCAATCTACGACACGCATCAGCCCGAAGCTCAACCAGTCAAGCCTGAACCCAACACCCCTTCATAA